From Vibrio artabrorum, a single genomic window includes:
- the rep gene encoding DNA helicase Rep, producing MKLNPRQDEAVKYVSGPCLVLAGAGSGKTRVITNKIAYLVQECGYKARNIAAVTFTNKAAREMKERVGQTLGKSESKGLIVSTFHTMGLTIIRREYKALGLKAGFSLFDDQDQLALLKELTERQIDGDKDLLRALMSTISNWKNDMLTPDQAKARAQGEQDQLFAFCFEMYQKQMKAYNALDFDDLIAMPVLLLKTNQEVRERWQSRIRYLLVDEYQDTNTSQYELVRLLVGERGRLTVVGDDDQSIYSWRGAKPQNLVLLGEDYPNLRLIKLEQNYRSTSRILRAANILIANNPHVYEKSLFSEIPDGEKLKVLNAKNEEHEAERITGEIIAHKFLNRTEYKDYAVLYRGNHQSRLIEKALMQNRVPYKISGGTSFFARAEIKDIMAYLRVLVNPDDDNAFLRIVNTPRREIGPVTLEKLGSYANMRGKSLFEASFEMGLEQTLTGRGLENLRRFGDWIVRISDNAERGNTVEAVRSLVRDINYEDWLYETSASPKAAEMRMKNVSDLYSWIVADLEGDNYDKEEKTLREVVQRLTLRDMMERGEDDDDADQVQLMTLHASKGLEFPYVFLMGAEEGILPHQTSVDEGNVEEERRLMYVGITRAQKELTFTKCRERRQYGELIKPTQSRFLDELPHDDVEWESAKKPQSAEERMEKGQAHIANIRAMFNKK from the coding sequence ATGAAACTGAACCCAAGACAAGATGAAGCCGTGAAGTATGTTTCTGGCCCTTGCTTAGTATTAGCCGGCGCTGGATCAGGAAAAACACGTGTTATTACCAATAAAATCGCGTATTTGGTTCAAGAGTGTGGCTACAAGGCGCGTAATATTGCAGCAGTAACCTTTACCAATAAAGCGGCACGTGAGATGAAAGAGCGCGTTGGGCAAACCTTAGGTAAAAGTGAATCGAAAGGGTTAATTGTCTCGACCTTCCATACTATGGGCTTGACGATTATTCGCCGTGAATACAAAGCGCTGGGTTTGAAAGCGGGTTTCTCTCTGTTTGATGACCAAGACCAACTAGCTTTGTTAAAAGAGCTAACAGAGAGGCAGATCGATGGTGATAAGGATTTGCTGCGCGCTTTAATGAGCACCATTTCGAATTGGAAGAATGACATGCTGACGCCAGATCAGGCGAAAGCTCGAGCTCAAGGCGAACAAGATCAGTTGTTTGCATTCTGTTTTGAGATGTACCAGAAACAGATGAAGGCATACAACGCGCTTGATTTTGATGATCTGATCGCGATGCCGGTATTGTTACTGAAAACCAATCAAGAAGTGCGTGAGCGCTGGCAGTCGCGTATCCGCTATCTATTAGTGGATGAATACCAAGATACCAACACCAGCCAATATGAGTTGGTTCGTTTACTAGTAGGAGAGCGTGGTCGTTTGACGGTAGTAGGCGACGATGACCAATCTATCTATTCATGGCGTGGTGCAAAACCGCAAAACTTGGTGTTGCTGGGTGAGGACTATCCGAATCTTCGTTTGATCAAACTCGAGCAAAACTATCGTTCAACCAGTCGAATCTTACGTGCGGCGAACATCTTGATCGCCAACAACCCACACGTTTATGAAAAGTCACTGTTCTCAGAGATCCCAGACGGTGAAAAGCTCAAGGTACTGAATGCTAAGAATGAAGAGCATGAAGCAGAGCGTATTACCGGCGAGATCATCGCCCACAAGTTTTTGAATCGCACAGAATACAAAGATTACGCAGTACTTTACCGTGGTAACCACCAATCTCGCTTGATTGAAAAAGCCTTGATGCAAAACCGTGTGCCTTACAAGATCTCTGGCGGTACGTCTTTCTTCGCGAGAGCTGAAATTAAAGACATCATGGCTTACCTGCGTGTGTTAGTGAACCCCGATGATGACAACGCCTTTTTACGTATCGTAAACACGCCGCGTCGTGAGATTGGTCCGGTAACGCTCGAAAAATTAGGTAGCTACGCCAATATGCGTGGCAAGAGCCTGTTTGAAGCCAGTTTTGAGATGGGCTTGGAGCAAACATTGACGGGACGCGGTTTAGAAAACCTGCGTCGTTTTGGCGATTGGATTGTTCGAATTTCAGATAATGCTGAGCGTGGTAATACGGTTGAGGCCGTGCGCTCTTTGGTGCGCGACATTAACTATGAAGATTGGTTGTACGAAACATCGGCAAGCCCGAAAGCGGCTGAAATGCGAATGAAGAACGTCTCTGATCTGTATAGTTGGATTGTGGCCGATCTTGAGGGTGACAACTACGACAAAGAAGAGAAAACCCTACGTGAGGTGGTTCAACGTTTAACGCTGCGCGACATGATGGAACGTGGTGAAGATGATGACGATGCAGACCAAGTCCAATTAATGACATTGCATGCATCGAAAGGCCTAGAGTTCCCGTATGTATTCCTGATGGGTGCAGAAGAGGGCATTTTGCCGCACCAAACCAGTGTTGATGAAGGTAACGTAGAAGAAGAGCGTCGTCTTATGTACGTCGGGATTACGCGAGCGCAGAAAGAACTCACTTTTACTAAGTGTCGTGAACGCCGTCAGTATGGTGAGTTGATAAAGCCAACACAAAGTCGCTTCCTTGACGAACTGCCGCATGATGATGTGGAGTGGGAAAGCGCTAAGAAGCCTCAATCTGCTGAAGAAAGAATGGAAAAAGGGCAGGCGCATATTGCCAATATTCGCGCGATGTTCAACAAGAAGTAA
- a CDS encoding efflux RND transporter periplasmic adaptor subunit: MKKWTFFMLLIAVLLFGSVIGFNMFKQQKIAEYMANRPEPEFPVTVTEVQPIDWVPVIEVIGFIEPNQGVTLANETSGVIDQISFESGTDVKSGQQLVRLDSDVEKANIKSTQARLPAAKAKYQRYQGLFKKGSISKEAYDEAEANYFSLSADIESLKASIERREIRAPFDGTVGIRNVYLGQYLQSGTDIVRLEDTSVMRLRFTVSQNDISRINVGQAIDIFVDAYPETPFEGSISAIEPAVSIQSGLIQVQADIPNSDGKLRSGMFARANIILPKLENQVTLPQTAITFTLYGDNVYILTEEDGVQRVTQHVVKVGERTADIAHILEGVKAGDMVVTSGQVRLSNGAKVKIVESDAITPPSKTPKL, from the coding sequence ATGAAAAAGTGGACTTTCTTCATGTTACTCATCGCAGTACTGCTTTTCGGCAGCGTTATTGGGTTTAACATGTTCAAACAACAAAAAATTGCTGAGTATATGGCCAACCGCCCTGAACCAGAATTTCCAGTCACGGTAACGGAAGTTCAGCCTATCGATTGGGTACCGGTGATTGAAGTAATCGGCTTCATCGAACCCAACCAAGGTGTCACTCTGGCAAACGAAACGAGTGGCGTGATTGACCAAATCTCTTTTGAATCTGGTACCGACGTTAAGAGTGGACAACAATTAGTACGTCTTGATTCTGACGTAGAAAAAGCGAACATAAAGAGTACTCAAGCCCGACTACCGGCTGCGAAAGCGAAATATCAACGTTACCAAGGCTTGTTCAAGAAAGGCTCAATCTCTAAAGAAGCGTATGATGAAGCTGAAGCGAACTACTTCTCTCTCTCTGCTGATATTGAGAGCCTAAAAGCGTCGATTGAGCGTCGCGAAATTCGCGCGCCATTTGATGGTACTGTTGGTATCCGAAATGTATACCTAGGTCAATATCTACAATCAGGTACCGATATCGTTCGTTTAGAAGATACCAGCGTCATGCGCCTGCGCTTCACCGTTTCTCAAAATGACATATCTCGTATTAATGTTGGGCAAGCTATCGACATTTTTGTTGATGCTTACCCAGAAACTCCGTTTGAAGGCTCTATCAGTGCCATTGAACCCGCTGTCAGCATCCAAAGTGGTCTTATTCAAGTTCAAGCAGACATTCCGAACAGTGATGGAAAACTTCGTAGCGGCATGTTCGCTCGTGCTAACATCATTTTGCCGAAACTAGAGAACCAAGTAACTCTGCCTCAAACAGCAATTACTTTCACTCTATACGGTGACAATGTTTATATCCTGACTGAAGAAGACGGCGTTCAACGAGTGACTCAACATGTTGTCAAAGTCGGTGAACGTACCGCTGATATTGCACATATCCTTGAAGGCGTGAAAGCTGGCGATATGGTGGTAACTTCTGGCCAAGTACGCCTAAGTAACGGTGCCAAAGTTAAGATTGTTGAAAGTGATGCAATCACTCCACCGTCTAAAACACCTAAGCTGTAA
- the ilvY gene encoding HTH-type transcriptional activator IlvY, giving the protein MNIKSLQLFIHLCDSKSFSKTAAAMHVSPSALSRQIQKLEEETGQELLIRDNRSVDLTPAGKHLLPVALSIVGEWQQYNLHLKGGEQELKGDIRIFCSVTASYSHLPELITEFRVIHPYIEFKLSTGDPAQSIDKILNDEADIAISAKPDILPSRLEFETISDIPLSVIIPSGVSSFSQQLQSDKPNWNEVPFIIPEAGTARERANAWFKKMKIKPNIYTQVAGHEAIVSMVALGCGVGIAPDVVINNSPVRDKVDRLKIEPIKPFELGVCCKRSQLENPLIRAFWQVAKGKYLPD; this is encoded by the coding sequence ATGAACATAAAATCTCTACAATTATTTATACATTTATGTGATAGCAAAAGTTTCAGTAAAACCGCTGCCGCTATGCACGTCAGTCCTTCAGCGCTGAGTCGCCAAATACAAAAGCTTGAAGAGGAAACAGGGCAAGAATTGCTTATCAGAGATAACCGCAGTGTTGATCTTACTCCAGCAGGTAAACATTTATTGCCTGTTGCATTGAGCATCGTCGGCGAGTGGCAGCAATACAATCTTCATCTGAAGGGGGGAGAGCAAGAACTTAAAGGTGATATCCGTATATTTTGTTCTGTCACAGCGAGCTACAGCCACCTACCTGAACTCATAACAGAATTCAGGGTCATACATCCATATATTGAATTTAAACTCTCTACTGGCGATCCAGCTCAATCCATCGACAAGATATTAAACGATGAAGCGGATATCGCTATCTCTGCAAAACCAGACATCCTTCCTTCAAGGTTAGAATTCGAGACCATCAGCGATATTCCACTGTCAGTCATCATCCCATCTGGTGTGAGTAGCTTTAGCCAACAACTGCAATCTGATAAACCAAACTGGAATGAAGTGCCTTTTATTATTCCTGAAGCCGGTACTGCACGTGAACGTGCCAATGCATGGTTTAAAAAAATGAAGATAAAGCCCAATATATATACGCAAGTTGCAGGCCATGAGGCGATCGTAAGTATGGTTGCTCTTGGTTGTGGGGTTGGTATCGCGCCAGATGTCGTCATCAACAATAGTCCTGTGAGAGACAAAGTCGATCGCTTAAAAATAGAGCCAATCAAGCCGTTTGAATTGGGGGTGTGCTGTAAGCGATCGCAATTAGAAAATCCGTTAATTCGAGCATTTTGGCAGGTCGCTAAAGGTAAATACCTTCCGGACTAA
- a CDS encoding multidrug efflux RND transporter permease subunit — translation MRFTDVFIKRPVLAVSISFLIALLGLQAIFKMQVREYPEMTNTVVTVSTGYYGASADLIQGFITQPLEQAVAQADNIDYMTSSSVLGKSTITVNMKLNTDPNAALSDILAKTNSVRSQLPKEAEDPTVTMSTGSTTAVLYIGFTSDELVSSQITDYLERVINPQLFTVNGVSKVDLYGGMKYALRVWLDPSKMAAVNLTATDVMSVLNANNYQSATGQATGEFVLYNGSADTQVSNTEELENLVVRSGEGEIIRLSDIAKVSLEKSHDVYRASANGKEAVVAAINAAPSANPINIAADVLELLPQLEKNLPSNISMNVMYDSTIAINESIHEVIKTILEAALIVLIVITLFLGSFRAVLIPIVTIPLSLIGVAMVMQAMGFSWNLMTLLAMVLAIGLVVDDAIVVLENVDRHIKLGESPFRAAIIGTREIAVPVIAMTLTLGAVYAPIAMMGGITGSLFKEFALTLAGSVFVSGIVALTLSPMMCSKMLKAHAEPSKFEQKVHSVLNGMTNRYERMLGAVMQHRPVFIGFAIIVFASLPLLFKFIPSELAPSEDKGVIMLMGTAPSNANLDFMQNTMNDVNKILSDQPEVAYAQVFTGVPSANQAFGIASMVPWSERETSQSEAANRVGTLVKDIPGMAVTAFQMPELPGAGSGLPIQFVITTPNSFESLFQITTDILTDVATNPLFVYSNLDLNYDSATMKVHIDKDKAGAYGVTMQDIGITLGTMMSDGYVNRIDLNGRSYEVIPQVERKFRLNPESMNNYYVRAADGKAVPLGSLITIDVVAEPRSLPHFNQLNSATIGAVPAPGVAMGDAITWFENTAASKLPSGYNHDYMGEARQYVTEGSALYATFGLALAIIFLVLAIQFESLKDPLVIMVSVPLAICGALIALAWGAATMNIYSQVGLITLVGLITKHGILICEVAKEEQLHHHKTRIEAVMEAAKVRLRPILMTTAAMIAGLIPLMYASGAGAAQRFSIGIVIVAGLAIGTLFTLFVLPVIYSYLAEKHKPLPVFVEDKDLEKLARIDEAKAAHRELADNK, via the coding sequence ATGCGCTTTACTGATGTTTTTATTAAACGTCCAGTTCTAGCGGTATCCATCAGCTTTTTGATTGCGCTGCTTGGCTTACAAGCAATCTTCAAAATGCAGGTGCGTGAATACCCTGAAATGACGAATACCGTGGTGACAGTCTCAACTGGTTATTACGGTGCAAGTGCCGATCTTATCCAAGGTTTTATCACGCAGCCCCTCGAACAGGCTGTCGCTCAAGCGGATAACATCGACTATATGACGTCTTCTTCTGTATTAGGTAAATCTACGATTACCGTAAACATGAAGTTGAACACCGACCCAAATGCGGCGCTGTCTGACATACTGGCCAAGACAAACTCGGTACGTTCTCAGCTACCTAAAGAAGCTGAAGATCCAACCGTAACCATGTCTACCGGTTCAACGACGGCGGTTCTTTATATCGGTTTCACTAGTGATGAGCTAGTTTCGAGCCAAATTACCGATTATCTAGAGCGTGTTATCAACCCACAACTCTTTACGGTAAATGGTGTATCTAAAGTTGACCTTTATGGCGGTATGAAATACGCATTACGCGTGTGGTTAGATCCGTCAAAAATGGCGGCGGTTAACCTGACAGCTACCGATGTGATGTCGGTATTGAACGCCAATAACTACCAATCTGCAACAGGTCAAGCGACAGGTGAGTTTGTTCTTTATAACGGCAGTGCCGATACGCAAGTATCTAATACTGAAGAGCTAGAGAACCTCGTCGTTAGAAGTGGTGAAGGTGAGATTATTCGCCTTTCTGACATCGCTAAAGTCTCTTTAGAGAAAAGTCATGATGTTTACCGAGCGAGTGCCAACGGCAAGGAAGCGGTGGTTGCTGCTATCAATGCGGCACCAAGTGCGAATCCAATTAACATTGCAGCCGATGTCCTTGAACTTCTTCCTCAATTAGAGAAGAACCTCCCAAGTAACATCTCAATGAACGTAATGTACGATTCGACCATAGCGATTAATGAGTCTATTCATGAGGTTATCAAAACCATCCTTGAAGCTGCTTTGATCGTACTGATCGTAATTACCTTGTTCTTAGGTTCATTCCGAGCGGTACTGATCCCTATCGTTACTATCCCTCTATCTTTGATTGGTGTGGCTATGGTAATGCAAGCAATGGGCTTCTCTTGGAACCTGATGACATTACTGGCAATGGTACTCGCCATTGGCCTGGTAGTTGATGATGCGATCGTTGTACTTGAGAACGTCGACCGGCATATCAAGCTCGGGGAATCCCCTTTCCGTGCCGCGATTATCGGTACCCGAGAAATTGCAGTGCCGGTTATCGCCATGACACTCACACTCGGTGCGGTATACGCTCCGATTGCGATGATGGGAGGGATTACAGGTTCACTATTTAAAGAGTTTGCGTTAACCCTAGCCGGTTCGGTTTTCGTATCGGGCATCGTTGCACTGACACTATCGCCAATGATGTGCTCAAAAATGCTGAAAGCTCACGCTGAGCCAAGCAAGTTTGAGCAGAAAGTTCATAGCGTGCTGAATGGCATGACTAACCGTTACGAACGTATGCTTGGTGCAGTAATGCAACATCGTCCTGTATTTATTGGTTTTGCTATCATCGTATTTGCAAGTTTGCCGTTGTTGTTCAAGTTCATCCCAAGTGAATTAGCGCCTTCAGAAGATAAAGGTGTGATCATGCTGATGGGTACTGCGCCATCGAATGCGAACTTAGACTTCATGCAAAATACCATGAATGACGTAAACAAAATTCTCTCTGATCAACCAGAAGTTGCTTACGCGCAGGTATTCACTGGTGTACCTAGTGCAAACCAAGCATTTGGTATCGCATCGATGGTGCCTTGGAGTGAACGTGAAACAAGTCAATCAGAGGCAGCAAACCGAGTCGGTACTTTGGTGAAAGATATTCCCGGAATGGCGGTAACTGCATTCCAAATGCCAGAGTTACCAGGTGCGGGCTCGGGTCTTCCAATTCAGTTTGTTATTACAACACCAAACAGTTTTGAGAGTTTATTCCAAATCACGACTGACATTTTAACGGACGTAGCGACAAACCCACTGTTCGTATACTCAAACCTCGATTTGAACTACGACTCAGCAACGATGAAAGTACACATCGACAAAGATAAAGCGGGCGCATACGGCGTGACCATGCAAGATATCGGTATCACCTTGGGTACCATGATGTCAGATGGCTACGTAAACCGTATCGACTTGAATGGTCGCTCTTATGAGGTAATCCCTCAGGTTGAACGTAAATTCCGTTTAAACCCAGAGTCGATGAATAACTACTACGTACGCGCTGCTGATGGTAAAGCCGTTCCACTCGGCAGTTTGATTACCATTGATGTTGTAGCAGAGCCTCGTTCTCTTCCTCACTTCAACCAATTGAATTCAGCTACCATTGGAGCTGTACCAGCACCAGGCGTTGCAATGGGAGATGCGATTACATGGTTTGAAAACACGGCGGCAAGCAAGTTACCAAGTGGCTACAATCACGATTACATGGGTGAAGCACGTCAATACGTAACTGAAGGTAGCGCACTTTACGCGACCTTTGGCCTAGCACTGGCTATCATCTTCTTGGTTCTAGCGATTCAATTCGAATCTCTGAAAGATCCATTGGTTATCATGGTATCTGTACCACTGGCGATTTGTGGTGCCTTAATCGCTCTAGCTTGGGGGGCGGCAACGATGAACATCTACTCACAAGTAGGCTTGATCACTTTGGTCGGCCTGATTACCAAGCACGGTATCTTGATCTGTGAAGTTGCAAAAGAGGAACAGTTGCATCATCACAAAACTCGTATCGAAGCAGTAATGGAAGCCGCGAAGGTTCGTCTTCGTCCAATCCTGATGACAACAGCGGCGATGATCGCGGGTCTAATTCCACTGATGTACGCAAGCGGTGCGGGTGCAGCTCAGCGCTTTAGTATTGGTATCGTAATCGTTGCTGGTCTCGCGATTGGTACTCTCTTCACGCTATTTGTACTGCCAGTAATTTACAGCTACTTGGCTGAAAAACACAAACCTCTACCTGTATTTGTTGAAGACAAAGACCTAGAAAAACTAGCTCGCATCGATGAAGCAAAAGCAGCACACAGAGAATTAGCTGATAATAAGTAA
- a CDS encoding c-type cytochrome translates to MDISHRILSVAIAALTFSTGTMAAGLSEAEHDAIAERIKPVGQVYLVGSEPAAAEPTGPRDGATVYGTFCIACHASGVSGAPKTGDAGDWAPRIAKGRDILADHAINGFNAMPAKGSCMDCSDDEIKDAIEHMIAGL, encoded by the coding sequence ATGGATATTTCTCATCGAATTTTAAGCGTGGCCATCGCAGCTTTAACCTTTTCAACGGGTACTATGGCTGCAGGCCTAAGCGAAGCAGAGCACGATGCAATTGCTGAACGCATCAAACCCGTTGGACAAGTGTACCTTGTCGGCAGTGAACCAGCAGCCGCAGAACCAACAGGCCCTCGTGATGGCGCAACAGTTTACGGTACCTTTTGTATCGCTTGTCACGCATCTGGTGTAAGTGGCGCACCTAAAACGGGTGATGCTGGTGACTGGGCTCCTCGTATTGCGAAAGGTCGCGACATCCTAGCGGACCATGCCATCAACGGCTTTAATGCCATGCCAGCGAAAGGCTCATGTATGGACTGTTCAGACGACGAAATCAAAGATGCTATCGAACACATGATTGCTGGTCTGTAA
- the ilvC gene encoding ketol-acid reductoisomerase — protein MANYFNTLNLREQLDQLGRCRFMDRSEFATEADYLKGKKVVIVGCGAQGLNQGLNMRDSGLNVAYALRQAAIDEQRQSYKNAKENGFEVASYETLIPEADLVINLTPDKQHTNVVETVMPLMKQGAALGYSHGFNVVEEGMQIRKDLTVVMVAPKCPGTEVREEYKRGFGVPTLIAVHPENDPKGEGWDIAKAWAAGTGGHRAGCLESSFVAEVKSDLMGEQTILCGMLQAGSIVSYEKMIADGIEPGYAGKLLQYGWETITEALKFGGVTHMMDRLSNPAKVKAFELSEELKDLMRPLYNKHMDDIISGHFSSTMMADWANDDVNLLGWREETGETAFENYPASDVEISEQEYFDNGILLVAMVRAGVELAFEAMTASGIIDESAYYESLHELPLIANTVARKRLYEMNVVISDTAEYGNYLFANVATPLLREKFMPSVNTDVIGRGLGETSNQVDNATLIAVNEAIRNHPVEYIGEELRGYMTDMKNIAVGG, from the coding sequence ATGGCTAACTATTTCAATACATTAAACCTACGCGAGCAGCTCGACCAACTAGGTCGTTGTCGTTTCATGGACCGCAGCGAGTTCGCAACAGAAGCGGATTACCTAAAAGGTAAGAAAGTCGTTATCGTTGGTTGTGGTGCTCAGGGCCTAAACCAAGGTCTAAACATGCGTGACTCTGGCCTAAACGTAGCGTACGCACTACGTCAGGCTGCGATTGACGAGCAGCGTCAGTCTTACAAGAACGCAAAGGAAAACGGTTTTGAAGTAGCAAGCTACGAAACGCTAATTCCAGAAGCAGATCTAGTCATCAACCTGACTCCAGACAAGCAGCACACTAACGTTGTAGAAACGGTTATGCCGCTAATGAAGCAAGGCGCTGCACTAGGTTACTCTCACGGTTTCAATGTAGTTGAAGAAGGCATGCAAATCCGTAAAGACCTAACGGTTGTAATGGTTGCGCCTAAATGTCCAGGTACAGAAGTACGAGAAGAGTACAAGCGTGGTTTCGGTGTACCTACACTTATCGCAGTTCACCCAGAAAATGACCCTAAAGGCGAAGGTTGGGATATCGCTAAAGCTTGGGCTGCAGGTACTGGTGGTCACCGTGCTGGTTGCCTAGAGTCTTCTTTTGTCGCGGAAGTTAAATCTGACCTTATGGGTGAGCAAACTATCCTTTGTGGCATGCTACAAGCAGGTTCTATCGTATCTTACGAAAAGATGATTGCTGACGGTATCGAACCTGGCTACGCAGGCAAGCTTCTACAATACGGTTGGGAAACGATCACTGAAGCACTTAAGTTTGGTGGCGTAACTCACATGATGGATCGTCTATCTAACCCAGCTAAAGTTAAAGCGTTTGAGCTTTCTGAAGAGCTTAAAGACCTAATGCGTCCGCTTTACAACAAGCACATGGACGACATTATCTCTGGTCACTTCTCTAGCACTATGATGGCTGACTGGGCTAACGATGATGTGAACCTACTAGGCTGGCGTGAAGAGACAGGCGAAACGGCATTCGAAAATTACCCGGCTTCTGATGTGGAAATTTCAGAGCAAGAGTACTTCGACAACGGCATTCTACTCGTTGCTATGGTTCGTGCTGGTGTTGAGTTAGCGTTCGAAGCTATGACGGCATCAGGCATCATCGATGAGTCTGCTTACTACGAGTCACTGCACGAGCTACCACTAATCGCAAACACAGTAGCACGTAAGCGTCTGTACGAAATGAACGTAGTCATCTCAGATACAGCAGAGTACGGTAACTACCTATTTGCTAACGTAGCTACGCCACTACTGCGTGAGAAGTTCATGCCTTCAGTAAATACTGACGTTATCGGCCGCGGTTTAGGTGAAACATCTAACCAAGTAGATAATGCGACACTAATCGCAGTGAATGAAGCTATCCGTAACCACCCAGTTGAGTACATTGGTGAAGAGCTACGTGGTTACATGACAGACATGAAAAATATCGCGGTAGGCGGCTAA
- a CDS encoding TetR/AcrR family transcriptional regulator — MTTHIPQDKRQQILSAAEKLIAEVGFQGLSMQKLAKEAGVAAGTIYRYFDDKDHLIEDVRVLVTQQVADAVQEGVNNSDPIKQRYRTMWLNIWNLAGTNLAAIKNRIQYDSLPIRNGTNFRELERKMFAQVERLFDEGKEQGLFKPLDNEVLGGLSLVASVSLARKHSLGYYQLDEAALEAAIEASWDAIIKH, encoded by the coding sequence ATGACAACTCATATACCTCAGGATAAACGCCAACAAATACTTTCTGCCGCTGAAAAGCTCATTGCAGAGGTCGGCTTCCAAGGTCTTTCAATGCAGAAATTAGCGAAAGAAGCAGGAGTAGCAGCAGGCACGATCTACCGCTACTTCGATGATAAGGATCACTTGATCGAAGATGTTCGAGTGTTGGTCACTCAACAAGTAGCCGACGCCGTTCAAGAGGGGGTTAATAATTCAGATCCAATCAAGCAGCGCTACCGTACTATGTGGTTAAACATATGGAACTTAGCGGGAACAAACTTAGCTGCGATAAAAAATAGGATTCAGTATGACTCTTTACCCATTAGAAATGGCACGAACTTCAGGGAACTAGAACGTAAAATGTTTGCCCAAGTTGAGCGGTTATTTGATGAGGGTAAAGAACAAGGGTTGTTTAAACCACTTGATAATGAAGTATTAGGTGGCTTGAGCTTAGTGGCTAGTGTTTCTCTAGCGCGAAAGCATTCTTTAGGATATTACCAACTTGATGAGGCAGCACTAGAAGCTGCAATCGAAGCCAGTTGGGATGCAATAATTAAACACTAG
- the ubiK gene encoding ubiquinone biosynthesis accessory factor UbiK: protein MFDPKKLEQIAKQIHDSMPQPVKELGSDVDQKVRQVIQGQLNKLDVVSREEFDVQTQVLLRTRQKLTEMEQKLVELEAKLADK from the coding sequence ATGTTTGATCCAAAAAAACTAGAGCAAATTGCTAAGCAGATCCACGACTCTATGCCTCAGCCAGTTAAAGAACTGGGTTCAGACGTAGACCAAAAAGTTCGCCAAGTAATCCAAGGGCAGCTAAACAAGTTAGACGTTGTCAGCCGTGAAGAGTTTGATGTTCAAACTCAAGTACTGTTGCGCACACGTCAGAAGCTAACAGAGATGGAACAAAAGCTCGTTGAACTAGAAGCTAAGCTTGCTGATAAGTAA